The following nucleotide sequence is from Nycticebus coucang isolate mNycCou1 chromosome 8, mNycCou1.pri, whole genome shotgun sequence.
AACCCACTGAGTAACCAGCCTCTCCATTCTGAGACCTCCTCATTttcaatgtcttctttttctccactccacctcagccacccacaCCGATGGCCACACCCCAACATGTCACCACTTAAAATTTCACTCCTTCCTAATTCCCACTCTGCCCAGCCCCTCCTGACCTTCTGGCCCCCAGTTTCAGTTCTTCAGTCCCATTGATCCTGTGATCCTCCCATCTTCACCATCTTCCTTAATAGGCTGATCTCAGGTCACTGCTCCTCCAGTGAGTCATCATTGTAAGTAACCTAAAAACCCGTAtccctcacctcctccttctCACTCATCTGAGAGAGCCCAGTTGCCTACTTTCTCCTCACCTGCGCCCAAGCAGCTAAGCCTGGAAGGAGAAAATCATACATCTTCACACACTGGAGTCTGTACACCCGCTACCTCCAACATCACCCCGGCTCTCAGTGCCCAGGTTCCTCTAGTTGGCATCTTCTCCCAGCCCCTGTGATGGCTGCTGTGCCCTTATCCGGCAAGTGGGAGTGAGTGGTGGGGACCCAGGTGGtgcaggaggggtggggaggcctGGATGCTgtctccttccctgcccccaacCCCACAGTTCTCCACTGATGACTGTGAGGCTTACTTCGTGATGAAGACCAAGGCCTTCACctggattctctctctctctctcttttttttttttgtagcgacagaatctcactgtactgcccttggatagagtgccatgacgtcacatagctcacagcaacctctaactcttgggcttacgcgattctcttgcctcagcctcccaagcagctgggactacaggtgcccgccacaacactcggctatttttttgttgcagtttggccggggctgggtttgaacccaccaccctcggcatacggggccggcgccctactcactgagccacaggcgctgcccaactgagccacaggtgccgcccaggattcccttacttttatacttttatacacTAACCTGCCATTCTTCTGTGTCCACCTGGGTTCTCCTCCTCCCAAAGCCGGGCCTGTGCCTGACCTGGATGCcgtcacctcctccctccctagGGACCTTGCTTCCTTCCTCAGTCACCACTCTACCCTGAAACACCAGCTTCTCTGTTGAATAATTCCCCTGGGCACATTTCATTGTCTCCTATCTTTAAAACGTTCCCTCCCTCTTCAGCCACTCCTGTCTTGTCCCTTCAGTCCCAGGCTTCTTCAGGGGTCACCTGCACACTCCCCCGTAATTCCTCAGTTTCCCTTCCCACTTCACCTACCCCTCTGTCTCCAGCAAAAGGCAGAAAGCCTATTTGTTGTCAACACTAATCCTTAGCTTCTGTGACCTGAGCAGCATCTGACCCAGCTGTCCCGCCATgcctgggtagtcttcctttggCCTCTAGGATGACAGACGGCCTTCATTGTGTGTCTCCTCTGTCTCTGTCACTCCTGTCAGTCCCTCTGccagctcttccttctccctccaagAGAGCAGGCCCAATCTCGGCCATCCCTCTCACTCCCCTTCTCTCAGTACTTGCTCTCCTCAGGTCTCATCCACTCCCAAGGCTAGAAGACCAGGCGCCCACACTCACAATATTCACAGGTTCATCAGTCCTCCAGGCTTGTCTGAACCCCAGATCTTCAGATCCAACCACCTTCCTAACTCTCCACAGGGATGTCACCTACATTCCAACTAGACATTCCTTAACAGAATCCCTCTTTGGAAACcactctccaccttccccttctgCAGACAGGAATTTGGGAGtcatctccctcttcttcctgcacccagctgaaGTTCTGCCATGCGGTCCTCTCTCCACCTGCAGGGCCCTCGCCCAAGTCCAGACCTCTGTGTCTTCCACCTTGACCTTTGCTACAACCTTGTCATTGCCCTCCTTGCTTCCTCTGGCTCCAGGGTGGTGATCTTTAGAAATATAGACTGATCTTGGCACTGTCCTGCTCAGACACCTGGAAGGGTGGCTGTGACAACCCCCATCCCTCAACTCACTTGCAAAGCCAGTCATTGATGCCACGGTCGAAGTGCCTGTGAGGAGAGAGCAGATAGGTGTGAATCTGCCAGAAGCAGGGCTCCCGGGGCAGGCAGGGATCCCAGGCACACCTCCCTCACCAGCACTCACGTTTCCCCAAAgacgtagagtgctgtgatgcacTTTGGAGGCCGGGGTGGGTCCAGGTGGTCAAGGCGTGCCACGGTGTTGACAACGCTGAAGAGGACAGCTGCCTTCACCCAGTCATACACCAGGTTTGAATAGGCTAGACCAGCTGAGGACAGGGTACCATCACTGCCTGGAATTACCATGTCCACCTCCTCTTACCAACTCCCAATTCCCAGAGAAGGCGTTGACATTGGCCTTCCCTCATGGACACTTTCTCTTCCCAGATGCTGGGGAGTCCTTGCTCCTGGGCCTATCTCCACAGAGATCCCATCTATCACTTCCTAAGGGAGacaccagccccagcctgcccaTGGAGTCCCCATTATGGTTATGGAAATCAGTCACTGACTGGTGCAGCAGGACAGGCGCTATGGGCTACTGCCGCTGCCTCACAGGACAGAGCTAATGCCAAGTCTCACGCAGTTAAGGATAAGTCCCTGCTCTCCCACCCTTAGGTGCTGTGCCCTTAGGGCCTCAGCTCCCCCAACTGTGACTCTATGGGAGTGCAATGGGTCTGTCTTCCTGGGGTGGTGGCCCAGCCCTGGTCCCTGCTCTGGGGACCCACCAAGGGCACTGTCCGGGAGGCGGTTGGCAAATTTGAGGTCACTGGGGATGGTGAGGATGTAGAAGAAGTGAAAGAAGATGTCCACGGCCATGATAGCCACCACACTGAGGCCCGCCTGGGCCCGGATGCGCCATAGCTCACCCTCGGGCCTCACTGGCTCCATCTGGCTCACCTGGGGGATGCAAAGTGTCTGAGGGAGAGGCAAGCCCTGCCTGGGAAGCCCTGTCTGAGTGGCATGGGAGGAGACATGGCTTCATCCAGGGGTCTGGCTTAAGGGTGGAGACACAGCCCTCTCTGGAGTCTGGGGGCGCCCACAGTCAGCCTGGGTGGACCTAGTTCTGTCCTGAGAGTCCAGTTTGAGTGGGAGGGGAACATCTATGACTTAGAAGTCCTGTTTGAGGGAGGAGACATGTCTCCATCTTGTGATCCTTGTTGATTCCCAGCCTGGGGACTGAAGAGGGAGGGTAGACATGCTTTCATTCTGGAACCATGCCTGTGGATGGGGATATTCTATCCTGTCTGAGGAGTTCTATCTGGAATGGGAGCTCCCGTCCAAAAAGGGAGATCCAGCCATGTTCTGGGGGCCCATAGAGTCCCCTCACCTGGGCATGGAAACTATCAAAGGTCATGATGGgcccaaagaagaagaaaggcaggTAGAAGTTGTACTTGAGCAGGTCGGCTAGGGAGTAGTGGCGGTCTGGGTGGGCGCAGTTCTCCAGTGCAAAGCTGGTGCAGCGCAGCACTGTGAAGGCACTGCCCCCGTGGAACAGCACCTCTTGTAGATCAAAAGTGCCTGTGACAAACCCACTCTGGTGGGGAAAGAACAGGCCACCAGCTCACCAGGGTGCCTTCCGTCTCTGGGAAAAGCCCTTCAGATTCTCAGAGGGGCCACCTggtcccacccctctctctcttccagaGCCAGTGAGCACTGGCCACGGCTCCATCCCAGTAATGTGACGGCAGAGGACAAGCTGGACATGTTCTTTTGGTGCAGATGATCACCCAAAGACTTGAAAACAGATGGAAAGGAAATCCTTGGGACACTCGGGTGGCCAGGGCTTTGTGAGATGTTGGGATTGTAGCCCTGCACCCTCCACCCCTGTACCACTCCAGTACACACCTGCCAAGAGATTAGGGGGTCCATCTTGAAGGAGGCCAGGCTGGCCAGGCCGAGGCTGAGACAGAGCCAGGGCTGGCCCAAGAGTGAGGCCACATAGAGGCCCACACAGTGgccaagcagcagcagcaggtacCAGGGGCCCATTGTGCCTGCCACAGCCAGAGCTCCATATGTGGCATACATCCAGGAGCGGAGCTGTGGGCAAGAGGAGGCTTTGCTTTGCCTGTCTGTGTAAGTGGGGGTGGGACCCCAGGGTAGGCTTCCCATAACCTATGGCTATAGTGGAGTGGGCGGGGGAGGCTGGGTAGCCCAGGTCCTACTCACCTGGGGGGCAACCATGGTGCAGAGTTTAGCAAACAGCACGTGTCCTGAGAGGGCGAAGACAATGACATTGCGGAAGGAGGTGAACCACATCACCCACTCGAAGTCAGCCACGTCCTGGGTAGTCcgggcaggaggaggtggggcagtGAGGGTGGGAGAGGGGCAGGATGGGCTGGCACCTACTGGTCACAGCTCCAGCACCTCCCCAGCCCTCATGTTCTTAGGCATTATGTGACAGCAGCAGCTGAGTCCCCACATGAATAAGTAGAGAGGAATAAAGGGCCCCATGTGGGCTGCCCTGCCCCTCAAATTGTGCCTCTCCTCAGCACATTGCCTGACACCCCACCATTACTACTTTGTTCCTAGGAAGGGTGCTGCTGGAGGCTCCTGCCAAAGCACATCTCCACGGATGTGACCTGTTTCCTAAATGGACACAGGAGGGGCCTGTGGAGAAGTTGAAAGCCCCCCTCAGGTGAGGTGCTTTCTGTTACATGAGACCGTCTGAATAGTGGAGTAGAGAAGGGTTTGGCATGGGAGAGATGTTCCAGTGTCAGGACTCTGGGGTTTGGGGGACCTACCATCTTCCGGCCAATGTACTCCCAGCCGGGTCGCACAGACTCCCGGAAGGCCTTCCTGTGGGCCCCATCTGAGAACAGAGTGTGGCCTCAGGAAGAGGGGcccttcatgtcccttgccctgCCTTCCCCATGGACAAGGCCTCCCCCCCCTCTGGGGAGACAAGAGTGGCAGTGGGGCTGGCTCTCTTTTGTTCTGCATCTAGCTGCTTCTCTCTGGGTCTGTCTGTGTATCTGGGTCCAGCTCCCTGACGGTA
It contains:
- the HHATL gene encoding protein-cysteine N-palmitoyltransferase HHAT-like protein isoform X2, whose protein sequence is MGIKTALPAAELGLYSLVLSGALAYAGRGLLEASQDGAHRKAFRESVRPGWEYIGRKMDVADFEWVMWFTSFRNVIVFALSGHVLFAKLCTMVAPQLRSWMYATYGALAVAGTMGPWYLLLLLGHCVGLYVASLLGQPWLCLSLGLASLASFKMDPLISWQVSQMEPVRPEGELWRIRAQAGLSVVAIMAVDIFFHFFYILTIPSDLKFANRLPDSALAGLAYSNLVYDWVKAAVLFSVVNTVARLDHLDPPRPPKCITALYVFGETHFDRGINDWLCKYVYDHIGGEHSRVIPELAASVATFAITTLWLGPCDIVYLWSFLNCFGLNFELWVQKLAEWGPLARTEASLSEQMSRRVRALFGAMNFWAIIMYNLVSLNSLEFTELVARRLLLTGFPQTTLAVMFVTYCGVQLVKEHERTLALEEEKTQDKEKPE
- the HHATL gene encoding protein-cysteine N-palmitoyltransferase HHAT-like protein isoform X1 produces the protein MGIKTALPAAELGLYSLVLSGALAYAGRGLLEASQDGAHRKAFRESVRPGWEYIGRKMDVADFEWVMWFTSFRNVIVFALSGHVLFAKLCTMVAPQLRSWMYATYGALAVAGTMGPWYLLLLLGHCVGLYVASLLGQPWLCLSLGLASLASFKMDPLISWQSGFVTGTFDLQEVLFHGGSAFTVLRCTSFALENCAHPDRHYSLADLLKYNFYLPFFFFGPIMTFDSFHAQVSQMEPVRPEGELWRIRAQAGLSVVAIMAVDIFFHFFYILTIPSDLKFANRLPDSALAGLAYSNLVYDWVKAAVLFSVVNTVARLDHLDPPRPPKCITALYVFGETHFDRGINDWLCKYVYDHIGGEHSRVIPELAASVATFAITTLWLGPCDIVYLWSFLNCFGLNFELWVQKLAEWGPLARTEASLSEQMSRRVRALFGAMNFWAIIMYNLVSLNSLEFTELVARRLLLTGFPQTTLAVMFVTYCGVQLVKEHERTLALEEEKTQDKEKPE